The following are encoded in a window of Pseudomonas sp. St316 genomic DNA:
- a CDS encoding retention module-containing protein, protein MAALIGIVSKVVGQVFAEAAAGLRRPLVEGDRLYAGEHLVTGTEGAVAVHMQNGQTLTLGRESNLTLTPQLLANHAPHVDTPDAATPSNAQLTDVQKLQQAIAAGADPTQTGEATAAGPEGGNPGGVGGGHSFVLLEEVGGEVDPQIGFPTAGFNAIPEFPQLRLAGEPDNTGDNATVPPVTPDNPVTLDGVNVEGGELTTNEANLADGTASNPGALVQNGTFTVSAPDGLSSLSIGGLNVITGGVPTGFPQTITSALGNTLTITGYDPATGVVSYSYTLTDNETHPTGGGANSITEQFPVVAVDTDGDTATGTLDVNITDDVPQAIDDSHASTASETLVTLTGNVLPNDHQGADRIPTGPDSGPIIGGTFTGTYGTLVLNPNGTYTYTLNTSDPQFVALHGGGSGTETFTYTLTDADGDTSTANLVLQVHNNDDPVVLVGLDAEGGELSLQEKNLSDGSSPDASALTQSGTFTVTALDGVQTLSVGGINVVTGGVAAGFPQSITTALGNTLTITGYNATTGVVSYSYTLLDNEAHPNANGANSLSEQFAVVVTDDNGTTANGNLDVNIVDDLPKAVDDSNASTASETHLTLTGSVLTNDTQGADHVASGPITPGTFTGIYGTLVLNADGSYTYTLNTADADFKGLHGGGNGSETFTYTLTDADGDTSTANLVLQVHNNDDPVIITGLDTDGGELTVQEKNLSDGSNPDASALTQSGTFTVTALDGVQTLSVGGINVVTGGVAAGFPQSITTALGNTLTITGYNATTGVVSYSYTLLDNEAHPNANGANSLSEQFAVVVTDDNGTTANGNLDVNIVDDLPKAVDDSNASTASETHLTLTGSVLTNDTQGADHVASGPITPGTFTGIYGTLVLNADGSYTYTLNTADADFKGLHGGGNGSETFTYTLTDADGDTSTANLVLQVHNNDDPVIITGLDTDGGELTVQEKNLSDGSSPDASALTQSGTFTVTALDGVQTLSVGGINVVTGGVAAGFPQSITTALGNTLTITGYNATTGVVSYSYTLLDNEAHPNANGANSLSEQFAVVVTDDNGTTANGNLDVNIVDDLPKAVDDSNASTASETHLTLTGSVLTNDTQGADHVASGPITPGTFTGIYGTLVLNADGSYTYTLNTADADFKGLHGGGNGSETFTYTLTDADGDTSTANLVLQVHNNDDPVIITGLDADGGELTVQEKNLSDGSSPDASALTQSGTFTVTALDGVQTLSVGGINVVTGGVAAGFPQSITTALGNTLTITGYNATTGVVSYSYTLLDNEAHPNANGANSLSEQFAVVVTDDNGTTANGNLDVNIVDDLPTAHADSASVDEGGTVSGNVLNNDEGGADGPAASGAVIGVRAGSDTSTSAIGGLNTQINGSYGYLTLDANGNAVYHSNPNTVSAPGATDVFTYTVRDGDGDESTTTITIDVHDVCLVATPEHEISVYEKALDLNQDGQDLAPGTVTGSAPSATSETASGSLVGSISGAVGAVTFALVGNASGAYGQLLLHPDGSYTYTLTSPATTTPHANDGPNVLSESFTYQATDSLGNTVTSTIVIDIVDDVPSAHADFASVQEGGTVNGNVLDNDVLGADGGMVIGVRAGNDTSTSAVGGLNNQINGTYGYLTLDANGNAVYHSNPDAVGAAGATDVFTYTVRDADGDESTTTLTIDVHNSCLIAETDHDITVYEKALDLTQDGQDLAPGTVTGSDPSATSETASGTLVGSISGATGAVTFTLVGNASGAYGQLLLHPDGSYTYTLTSPATTMPHANDGPNALSESFTYQATDALGNSTTGNLVVSIVDDVPKAVASERSVTAVEIDSNLLIVLDVSGSMADDSGVPGLSRLDLAKQAISALLDKYDDLGDVKVQLVTFSNSATDQTSVWVDVATAKSLLSSLSAGGGTNYDAAVAAAKTAFVTSGQLTGAQNIGYFFSDGKPNSGLETGTADEAAWKAFLDANGIKHYAIGLGDGVSNDYLDPLAYDGSAHTNTNAVVVTDLNQLNSVLSGTVQGAPVTGNLLGEGGSFGADGGFVKSLVVDGTTYSYDPAANGGQGALSASGGANHGAFNTVTNTLSIATGHNGTLVVNLDTGAFSYTSQTATSTLITEHIGYTISDNDGDLAGSNLVINVVPNSPPIAVDDNIITNVLSGNIVIPGELLLGNDSDANGDPLTASPTSFNTGWTAKGGDFTGSTGTASFTGNNVQSINLSRSAFVANTASMTAMLVVSGALGMVSNNNANDEDRLNISLKQGETLTLDHNLAGGHITLEYSLNGGPFIAISDGASFTAAADGNYQIHVTNIPNPGGGNSNAAENYQLTLTVDYAGAQDKTPDYHGSYTASDNHGGSDSASVGISYQAGHTLTGTSGDDVLLAGNGDNTLNAGDGNDILSAGSGNNTLHGGAGDDLLYSGAGNDLLDGGTGNDTASYAHATAAVTVNLGLLAAQNTLGAGTDTLAGIENLLGSNFNDTLTGDGASNRINGGLGHDVLNGGGGDDLLIGGLGNNTLTGGSGADTFQWQAGNSGHDVITDFAPGVDKLDLSQLLQGENGSTASLDDYLHFSVSGSGGAVVTSIDVSAIAGATPNQTIDLAGVNLASHYGVTPGAGGIIGGADTATIINGMLNDHSLKVDTV, encoded by the coding sequence TGGGCCGCGAAAGCAATTTGACCCTGACCCCGCAGTTGCTCGCCAACCATGCGCCTCATGTCGACACGCCTGACGCGGCGACACCGAGCAACGCGCAACTGACCGATGTGCAAAAGCTGCAGCAAGCCATCGCCGCCGGTGCCGACCCGACCCAGACCGGTGAAGCTACTGCCGCCGGCCCCGAGGGTGGCAACCCGGGTGGCGTGGGCGGTGGGCACAGTTTTGTGCTGCTGGAAGAAGTCGGCGGGGAGGTCGATCCGCAGATCGGTTTTCCGACCGCCGGGTTCAACGCGATTCCCGAGTTTCCACAGCTGCGCCTGGCCGGTGAACCGGACAACACGGGCGACAATGCAACCGTGCCGCCGGTGACACCGGATAACCCGGTGACCCTCGATGGGGTCAATGTCGAGGGCGGCGAACTGACCACCAATGAAGCCAATCTGGCCGATGGTACGGCCAGCAATCCGGGGGCGCTGGTGCAAAATGGTACCTTCACGGTTTCCGCGCCTGACGGGCTGAGCAGCCTGAGCATCGGCGGCCTCAACGTGATCACAGGCGGCGTGCCCACGGGTTTCCCCCAAACCATCACTTCGGCGCTGGGCAACACGTTGACCATCACCGGCTATGACCCGGCCACGGGGGTGGTCAGCTACAGCTACACCCTGACGGACAATGAAACCCATCCTACCGGTGGCGGTGCCAACAGCATCACCGAGCAGTTCCCGGTGGTGGCCGTCGACACCGACGGCGACACGGCCACCGGCACCCTGGACGTCAACATTACCGATGACGTGCCCCAGGCGATCGACGACAGCCACGCCAGCACGGCGTCGGAAACCCTGGTAACCCTCACCGGCAACGTGTTGCCCAACGATCATCAGGGCGCCGACCGGATCCCCACCGGTCCCGACAGCGGGCCGATCATCGGCGGGACGTTCACCGGCACCTACGGCACCCTGGTGCTCAACCCCAACGGCACGTACACCTACACCCTGAACACCAGCGACCCGCAATTCGTCGCGTTGCACGGTGGGGGAAGCGGCACCGAGACCTTCACCTACACCCTGACCGATGCCGACGGCGACACCAGCACGGCGAACCTGGTGTTGCAGGTGCATAACAATGATGATCCGGTGGTGTTAGTGGGTCTTGATGCCGAAGGCGGTGAGCTATCGCTGCAGGAGAAAAACCTCAGCGACGGCAGCAGCCCGGACGCGTCGGCACTGACTCAAAGCGGCACGTTCACCGTGACCGCGTTGGACGGCGTGCAGACCTTGAGCGTGGGTGGCATCAACGTCGTCACCGGCGGTGTGGCGGCGGGTTTCCCACAGTCGATTACCACCGCACTGGGCAACACCCTGACCATCACCGGCTACAACGCCACCACAGGCGTGGTCAGCTACAGCTACACACTGCTGGATAACGAAGCCCATCCAAACGCCAACGGCGCCAACAGCCTCAGCGAGCAATTTGCCGTGGTTGTCACCGACGACAACGGCACCACGGCCAACGGCAACCTGGACGTAAATATCGTTGATGACTTGCCAAAAGCCGTGGACGACAGCAACGCCAGTACCGCCTCGGAAACCCACCTGACCCTGACCGGCAGTGTGCTGACCAACGACACCCAAGGTGCCGATCATGTGGCATCCGGTCCAATCACCCCCGGCACCTTCACCGGTATTTACGGCACCCTGGTGCTCAACGCCGACGGTTCCTACACCTATACCCTCAACACTGCCGATGCCGATTTCAAAGGCCTGCACGGTGGTGGCAATGGCAGCGAAACCTTCACCTACACGCTGACCGATGCCGACGGCGATACCAGCACCGCGAACCTGGTGTTGCAAGTGCACAACAACGACGACCCGGTGATCATCACCGGCCTCGACACCGATGGCGGTGAGCTGACGGTCCAGGAGAAAAACCTCAGCGACGGCAGCAACCCGGACGCGTCGGCGCTGACTCAAAGCGGCACGTTCACCGTGACCGCGTTGGACGGCGTGCAGACCTTGAGCGTGGGCGGCATCAACGTCGTCACCGGCGGTGTGGCAGCCGGTTTTCCTCAGTCGATTACCACCGCGCTGGGCAACACCCTGACCATCACCGGCTACAACGCCACCACGGGCGTGGTCAGCTACAGCTACACACTGCTGGACAATGAAGCCCATCCAAATGCCAACGGCGCCAACAGCCTGAGCGAACAATTTGCCGTGGTTGTCACCGATGACAACGGCACCACGGCCAACGGCAACCTGGACGTAAATATCGTCGACGACCTGCCAAAAGCCGTGGACGACAGCAACGCCAGTACCGCCTCGGAAACCCACCTGACCCTGACCGGCAGTGTGCTGACCAACGACACCCAGGGTGCCGATCATGTGGCCTCAGGTCCAATCACCCCCGGCACCTTCACCGGTATTTACGGCACCCTGGTGCTCAACGCCGACGGTTCCTACACCTACACCCTCAACACCGCCGATGCCGACTTCAAAGGCTTGCACGGTGGTGGCAATGGCAGCGAGACGTTCACCTACACGCTGACCGATGCCGACGGCGATACCAGCACCGCGAACCTGGTGCTGCAAGTGCACAACAACGACGACCCGGTGATCATCACCGGCCTCGACACCGACGGCGGTGAGCTGACGGTCCAGGAGAAAAATCTTAGCGACGGCAGCAGTCCGGATGCATCGGCACTGACTCAAAGCGGCACCTTTACCGTAACCGCGTTGGACGGTGTGCAGACCTTGAGCGTGGGTGGCATCAACGTCGTCACCGGCGGTGTGGCGGCGGGTTTCCCTCAGTCGATTACCACCGCGCTGGGCAACACCCTGACCATCACCGGCTACAACGCCACCACGGGCGTGGTCAGCTACAGCTACACACTGCTGGACAATGAAGCCCATCCAAATGCCAACGGCGCCAACAGCCTGAGCGAACAATTTGCCGTGGTTGTCACCGATGACAACGGCACCACGGCCAACGGCAATCTGGACGTGAACATCGTCGACGACCTGCCGAAAGCCGTGGACGACAGCAACGCCAGTACCGCGTCGGAAACCCACCTGACCCTGACCGGCAGTGTGCTGACCAACGACACCCAAGGTGCCGATCATGTGGCATCCGGTCCAATCACCCCCGGCACCTTCACCGGTATTTACGGCACCCTGGTGCTCAACGCCGACGGTTCCTACACCTACACCCTCAACACCGCCGATGCCGACTTCAAAGGCCTGCACGGTGGTGGCAATGGCAGCGAGACGTTCACCTACACCCTGACCGATGCCGACGGCGATACCAGCACCGCGAACCTGGTGCTGCAAGTGCACAACAACGACGACCCGGTGATCATCACCGGCCTCGACGCCGATGGCGGTGAGCTGACGGTCCAGGAGAAAAACCTCAGCGACGGCAGCAGCCCGGATGCATCGGCGCTGACTCAAAGCGGCACCTTCACCGTGACCGCGTTGGACGGCGTGCAGACCTTGAGCGTGGGTGGCATCAACGTCGTCACCGGCGGTGTGGCGGCGGGTTTCCCACAGTCGATTACCACCGCATTGGGCAACACCCTGACCATCACCGGCTACAACGCCACCACGGGCGTGGTCAGCTACAGCTACACACTGCTGGACAATGAAGCCCATCCAAATGCCAACGGCGCCAACAGCCTGAGCGAGCAATTTGCCGTGGTTGTCACCGATGACAACGGCACCACGGCCAACGGCAATCTGGACGTGAACATCGTCGACGACTTGCCGACCGCCCATGCCGACTCCGCCTCGGTGGACGAGGGCGGGACGGTCAGTGGCAACGTCCTGAACAACGACGAAGGTGGTGCCGACGGACCGGCTGCGAGCGGTGCCGTGATCGGTGTGCGTGCAGGCAGCGACACCTCGACTTCGGCGATTGGCGGCTTGAACACGCAGATCAACGGCAGCTACGGCTACCTGACCCTGGATGCCAATGGCAACGCCGTCTACCACAGCAACCCGAACACCGTCAGCGCCCCGGGTGCGACCGATGTTTTCACCTACACCGTGCGTGATGGCGACGGTGACGAAAGCACCACCACCATCACCATCGATGTCCACGATGTCTGCCTCGTCGCCACACCCGAGCACGAAATCAGCGTCTACGAAAAAGCCCTCGACCTGAACCAGGACGGCCAGGACCTGGCCCCCGGTACTGTCACCGGCAGCGCCCCGAGCGCCACCAGCGAGACCGCCAGTGGCAGCCTTGTCGGCTCTATCAGCGGTGCCGTTGGCGCAGTGACCTTCGCGCTGGTGGGCAATGCCAGCGGCGCCTACGGCCAGTTGCTGCTCCACCCGGACGGTTCGTACACCTACACCCTGACCTCACCGGCCACGACGACGCCCCACGCCAACGATGGCCCGAATGTGTTGAGTGAAAGCTTCACCTACCAGGCCACGGACTCGTTGGGCAACACGGTCACCAGCACCATCGTCATCGACATCGTCGACGACGTGCCAAGCGCCCATGCCGATTTCGCCTCTGTGCAGGAGGGCGGCACGGTCAACGGCAATGTGCTGGACAACGACGTACTTGGCGCGGATGGCGGCATGGTGATCGGCGTGCGCGCCGGCAATGACACTTCAACCTCCGCTGTCGGTGGACTCAACAACCAGATCAACGGCACCTACGGTTACCTGACCCTGGACGCCAATGGCAACGCCGTCTACCACAGCAACCCCGACGCTGTCGGTGCGGCGGGTGCCACCGATGTGTTCACCTACACCGTGCGCGACGCCGATGGTGATGAAAGCACCACCACCCTCACCATAGACGTGCACAACAGCTGCCTCATTGCAGAAACCGACCACGACATTACGGTCTACGAAAAAGCCCTCGACCTGACCCAAGACGGCCAGGACCTGGCCCCCGGCACCGTCACCGGCAGCGACCCGAGCGCCACCAGCGAAACCGCCAGCGGCACCTTGGTAGGATCGATCAGCGGTGCCACGGGCGCCGTCACCTTCACCCTGGTGGGCAACGCCAGCGGCGCCTACGGCCAGTTGCTGCTCCACCCGGACGGTTCGTACACCTACACCCTGACGTCGCCCGCCACGACCATGCCCCATGCCAACGATGGCCCGAATGCGCTGAGCGAAAGCTTCACCTATCAGGCCACGGACGCCCTGGGCAACAGCACCACGGGCAACCTGGTGGTGAGCATTGTCGATGATGTGCCAAAGGCCGTTGCGTCCGAGCGCTCGGTTACAGCGGTGGAGATCGATTCGAACCTGCTGATCGTGCTCGACGTGTCCGGCAGCATGGCCGATGACTCCGGTGTGCCGGGGCTTTCGCGGCTGGACCTGGCGAAACAGGCCATCAGCGCCTTGCTCGATAAATACGATGACCTGGGGGATGTGAAAGTCCAGCTCGTGACGTTCAGCAACAGTGCCACCGACCAGACTTCGGTGTGGGTTGATGTGGCGACCGCCAAGTCGCTTCTCTCCAGCTTGTCGGCGGGTGGCGGGACCAACTATGACGCGGCGGTGGCGGCGGCCAAGACCGCGTTCGTCACGTCCGGGCAACTGACCGGCGCGCAGAACATCGGCTACTTCTTCTCGGACGGTAAGCCCAACTCTGGCCTGGAAACCGGCACGGCGGACGAGGCAGCGTGGAAAGCCTTTCTCGATGCCAACGGCATCAAGCACTACGCCATCGGCTTGGGCGACGGTGTCAGTAACGACTACCTCGACCCGCTGGCCTACGACGGCAGCGCTCATACCAACACCAACGCGGTGGTGGTCACCGACCTGAACCAGCTCAACTCGGTGCTTTCCGGCACGGTGCAAGGCGCGCCGGTTACCGGCAACCTGCTGGGCGAGGGAGGTTCCTTCGGCGCAGATGGTGGGTTTGTCAAAAGCCTGGTGGTCGATGGCACCACGTACAGCTACGACCCGGCGGCCAACGGTGGCCAGGGTGCACTGAGCGCCAGTGGCGGGGCCAACCACGGCGCTTTCAATACCGTCACCAACACGCTGAGCATCGCCACCGGCCACAACGGTACCCTGGTGGTCAACCTGGATACCGGTGCGTTCAGCTACACCTCCCAGACCGCCACCAGCACCTTGATCACCGAGCACATCGGCTACACCATCAGCGACAATGACGGTGACCTGGCGGGCTCCAACCTGGTGATCAACGTCGTGCCCAACAGCCCGCCGATCGCCGTCGATGACAACATCATCACCAACGTGCTGTCGGGCAACATCGTGATCCCAGGTGAATTGCTGCTGGGTAACGACAGCGACGCCAATGGCGATCCGCTCACCGCGTCACCCACCAGTTTCAATACCGGTTGGACCGCCAAAGGCGGGGATTTCACCGGCAGCACTGGCACGGCCAGCTTCACCGGCAACAACGTGCAGTCGATCAACCTCAGCCGCAGTGCCTTTGTCGCCAATACCGCGAGCATGACGGCGATGCTGGTGGTCAGCGGTGCACTGGGGATGGTGTCCAACAACAACGCCAACGATGAGGACCGGCTCAACATCAGCCTCAAGCAGGGCGAAACCCTGACCTTGGACCATAATCTGGCGGGCGGTCATATCACCCTTGAGTACTCTCTCAACGGTGGGCCTTTCATTGCGATCAGTGACGGCGCCTCGTTCACGGCGGCGGCGGATGGCAACTACCAGATCCACGTCACCAACATCCCCAATCCCGGTGGTGGTAATTCCAACGCTGCGGAAAACTATCAACTGACCCTGACCGTCGACTATGCCGGTGCGCAGGACAAAACACCGGATTACCATGGCAGCTACACCGCGAGCGACAACCACGGCGGCAGTGACAGTGCGTCGGTAGGCATCAGCTATCAGGCGGGCCATACCCTGACGGGCACCAGTGGCGATGATGTGCTGTTGGCCGGCAACGGTGACAACACCCTCAACGCGGGCGACGGCAACGACATCCTCAGCGCCGGTTCGGGCAACAATACCTTGCATGGCGGGGCGGGTGACGACTTGCTCTACAGTGGAGCGGGCAATGACCTGCTCGATGGCGGCACCGGCAACGATACTGCCAGCTACGCTCACGCCACGGCGGCGGTCACGGTGAACCTCGGCCTGTTGGCGGCCCAAAACACCCTGGGCGCGGGCACTGACACCCTGGCCGGCATTGAAAACCTCCTCGGCTCGAACTTCAATGACACCCTCACCGGTGACGGCGCCAGCAACCGCATCAACGGTGGATTGGGCCATGACGTGCTCAATGGCGGTGGCGGCGATGACCTGCTGATCGGCGGTCTGGGCAACAACACCCTGACCGGCGGTAGTGGTGCCGATACCTTCCAATGGCAGGCAGGCAACAGTGGCCACGATGTGATTACGGACTTCGCGCCCGGCGTCGACAAACTCGACCTGTCCCAGTTGTTGCAAGGGGAGAATGGCAGCACCGCGTCACTGGACGATTACCTGCATTTCAGCGTGAGCGGCAGCGGTGGGGCGGTCGTCACCAGCATCGACGTCAGCGCCATTGCCGGTGCCACGCCGAACCAGACCATCGACCTGGCCGGCGTCAACCTCGCCAGTCACTATGGCGTTACGCCGGGCGCGGGGGGAATCATCGGCGGAGCGGACACGGCGACCATAATCAACGGCATGTTGAATGATCATTCGCTGAAGGTGGACACGGTGTAA